AGGCACAGAACCGTCCACATGAAAACCAGCTAACGATGTGGTCTACATACAACAGTGGACAATTTTAATAAGTGATTGCCCATTTTAGAAGCGTACAAGGGAGACTCTGTCTCcataaagaatcaaaccttTCGAGGCTGAGCTTCCCATTCAATAATACACACTTTCAACTCTTACTACTCAGTAATTCAATCTTACAATTATTAGTTACAATGCAATATATTTCAtaattatgcaaaaaaaaaaaaagaatttatacgTGCAACAATGTTTATGAagtggtgaaaactcaggtgaagtcgacttcacgtgaaatttatatttgagagttattagatgaaaatttagtcaaatcagtcaaataaTCTAACAGCTCTTAGGTATCAACTTCGCGTGCAGTCAAATAACTTCATAAGgtaaaaactcaggtgcagtcgacttcacgtgaagttgatacctaAGAGCTGTTAGAttatttgactgatttgactaaatttttatctaatgactctcaaatatcaacttcatgtgaattcgactgcacctgagtttttacCTTATGAAGTTATTTCTCTTAAAAGTTTAAATcgatagaaagaaaaatataaatgatcATATTTTGAACACGTTTTGTcacataagatttttttttgaattcgtgtcaatttttgcataaatatttttattttttattcatcttatgttaaaattatttcttttgaaGCTAATAAACATTGAATTCTAGTTGTTTAGAtcataattagttattaaaaagtgctatgtatatatcaaaatcagttattaaaattaactcataTGTAtctgtgtataaatacatatgaaTAGTATCTCAAATTTTTAACTTCAAAATTCTACTACTCCTTAATTAATCAGTCAAAAATTGGAATAAAAAAGAGctaattagaagaaaaaaatgcttaaaAATGTTTGTAGTGTAGTGTACAGTGTGTGACACAGCTTATGCCATGTAAATATAAacagaatattatatatatgtgaatGATGAGTAAGTATTGCATACCTGTTATGCATATCGTTATAAAACTAATTAGAACAATGTGGCATCGAATTTTACtaataatttttctatgatcGACCCTTATTATATTTATACACTACTGCACAGTCCTACACTACAAcaacctttcttttttttctcttactaGATTCATTCACTACCTTTTTCCCCTCTTCACACTACACACTAATAAGGGTGTATCATATTGCTAGCTAGTTCTATAGATTCTAAACTTTAATTTCTTTGTATAATTTCTCAATGGATGAGAAGTGGAAGCTATCATCATCAAAGAAGGAAACTGGTTCaagcagcagcaacaacagcaGCAACACCAACAAGTCATTGTTCTCAAGGAGTTGCTCAACAAGaggatcttcttcttcaaactccCCTCTATTGAGGAGAAGTTCCTCCACATCAAAGTGCAATAGTAACAATCTTAATAATCTCCATAGGAGCTTCTCgcagaagaataatagtaacaGTAACAGTAACAACCCTTCTATTGGAAGGAAATGCACCAAGATAGCTAAGGAACAAAAGGCAAGATTTTACATCATGAGAAGGTGTGTGGCCATGTTAGTTTGCTGGCACAAGCATGGtgattcttgaagaaagaaacaagaagaagaagaagaagaagctaagtcTATTTTCCACAGAGATCCCTTGTTCAGATTTTATGGGTTGAGTTTGCAATTTGGACAAGTTTCTTTTTTTAACTATCTCAACTACTAGAATcccattttgatgattttgacTATTTTGTCactttcaaaatttgaaacatTCAGATATCATATATTATGAATGTATCAAATTTTTAGGTAACAGATATGGTGTaatgaaaatatattatacaTTGGTTTATAATTTAGTTTAGAAAAATTACATAATTAAGATGAGTTATAAGCTTTGCACATTGCTTTATGAAAATGTATAGATAGATATATGTCACCTACATTATACTCTCTTGAATCTTCACCCTGCAGCTCTTACACCAGTTTAGTTTGTTTGAGAATCTTATGAAGCAAGAACTGCtatattaagattattattCTCTTACGGTTCTAGATCCTCAAGTTGCTTTCATGTGCTAAATCCGGTTACTGATGAGTGATGACTCTGCTTCTGTCATATTCATATCCCCCCTTTTGCTTAGTGTGCTACTTTTTCTTGGTTAGAAGAAAAGATTTACTTTTTGGTAGATCATATTCACAggatattattataataatagaaTTTGGATCTGCATTGAAAATGTAAGCCACATTCCTTCATCGTTTTTCCCATAAAATATAGTAGAGACCATTGTTTTTTGGTCTAAATGTTGCAATATACAATTTACCCTGACTTTTGCTTCctctttttttgtttgtaaaaaaagaaaaaaacttttTCATCAATTTTGAAAATCCAGCAAATGACACATCCAACATGGAAAATTTGCTAACCTTTTCGGAATTAGACAGATGCCGAGGAGCAAGGTGCACCATGTAAAGTTAGAATCTTTTTGAATCATTAATAGTGGGTATTTGAAACATTAATCAGGCTTTGTTTTACAAGATTAATCCAGCAATAAAAAAACAGGTAACAATAATGTAATGCATTTTACGTATTAGGTAGGTAGGTATAAGGTACACTATTATTTTAAGTTGCTTGGTGTGGGGTATTCCATATCATGAAGTGAcaaatatttgaattaaatatATCTATCTCTGCATGTGTGTGTGTAAAATGCTGTACAGTGGTTACACGCATTAGTCTTTGCATTTTGAATACCTGAATTTGAAAATACAAAGTTACAAACCAAACAAACACTCTTATGAattataaaatgtgatttttctcTGTTAACATGAGACCAGTCAAGAACAGAACTTgtgaaaatgaaatgaacaatAATGTAACCGTCAACATCAACAGTGTTTCCCCGTGTGTGGTACCAATTAACCAACACAAGCGTGCTTCATGTtggttgtatatatatatagacactAGCTAGACAGAAAGAACAGATCAAACTATACGGCACGCTCAGAAATAATACAcaccttattttttttaattaatttcaaacaTAAGGTAATTTATTTCCTTTCCTAGTTGCTTGAGCGGTTAGAATTGGTGGGAAATTCTGTTAGGCAGTTAGGAAGTCATGTAAGTTGTGTGTGATTAACGGTAATACACAAATCCATTTTCTGACTTATTGTTACAAGGGTACTCTGGGGAATTCAAAGTGCGGAACATGTTGCTGAAATTGGCAATGGAAGATTAGGCTTTAAAAGTGGAAGCTTCTTTCTTCTGTAGTGTACTGTTGATATGATGTGAATGTCAGTGTAAAACGTGGATCTAATTATTATATACGACTCCATTATAGGAACCAGTTTGTTTGCATTTGTATGAAGGAGATTATTTAGATCTAAATAATTTATTGGTAATAACCGGAGTTTAAAAACCTGGAGAGTTTGAGAGGGGGCCCGGGAAGTCCGTTAATAGTGCAGGCATGAGAGACATTAGGGCCAGCGCATGTCTGAAGAGCTTGACGTTCCACCACTCAGCGAAGAGAATGGGGAAATCGATAAGACTGGCTGCGGTCAGGGAGGATGATTAAGGGCCCGGCCCCCTAGAGTGGCCCTCAGCCAGAACAGATCGAGAGAGTCCCTCTTTGCCCCCACCATCCTCAACTATGTATCATGGCCCATCAAACCACCCACTCCCAATTTGTGTTACTATATACTACTAGTTGCCAAATACATCTAATAACAAGGGACTATACTGCTTAACATATTAGGTGTTCATattttaaccattattttttatgtaaaatagtTTATTTTATGCATGGACTTATAATCCTCGTATATATAAAACTTGGATGATCTGAAGTTGAAGGACCACAAGGCCATAATTCATTACAAGAGCCATGATTATGAATGCAATAATTTGATGTGTAGTTCCACGTTTCGCTCCAGCTATCAATAATTTTCTCTCAATCTCTCTACTACCAGCTTTGTCCAATGCTGTTAAGCCCTCCGAGTTCTTGGCTTTCAAAGTATTTAACATTTCAATTTTTGCCAATGAATCAAGAGCCTTTCCTTCCAGAAATCAACTAATAATATTGTTAGATTTGTTTGTAGACTTTATTCTTTATTAGCATTTTTCCAATctagcaagaagaagatagatgcTTTATGAAAATggggaaataaaataataaccatATCATTATATGAAACGATGCTGAAGTTACCCCCGATTTAGAGGTGCAGAAATTCCTTTTTTTGTATATGGCATTAATGGACATGCCAAAGGACAAAGCACCGTAACATATGCACCTTGTTAAACATACATAACTGGCTCCAATATCCAAATTATATACGCTAATTATCGTCGGTgcattatttataatatttgtaaataaatttgattattcgtatattttaagtttgattaTCCTGGATGTTATTACTGAGAGCTGAAAGGTGTAGAATGGTGTTGCCTTCCTCATCCTTGGAGTTTAAGATGGATTGTTGAAAGGTCCAAGCATCCATTCTAACATGCCTTATGAGCCAGCCAATGAATACTTGTAAAGCGTCGAACTGCTTGGAATCACCGGTTTGGCTTACAAAATGCAGAGGGGTAATGAAGGTTTCGATCTCACGATCACGGTGATAAAATGGAGATATTTCAAGTGTAGATGGGGATGATTCTTGAGGCTCACCGAAGATGCGGCTATGTGCAAATGAGTGTGAATAAATGGTATGGCCTCAACATGCTCCAAAATGTATGGAATATGGATCCATCTTAATTACTGCGTAGAGACCATCTAAATTCTCCAGATACAGCAGCTTCCTCCAATGACCTACTTATATTTGCCATGCTTATTACTTGCAAATATATTACTATGTTGAGGAGTGTTAAGGCCaacaatttttgtgatttgtagccaTTAAATAATCATTAATGATATTTTCAATGACGTGGGATTATTCACTTTTCTTAATATGTACCTTAAGCTTCTGAGTAGCTACTATAATACATTTTGCTTTTCTTATTAGAACAATACAGTAAGAGAAACTAATTAGTAATAAACAAGTTAGCGGATCTTGACTGTAAATGTAAGTTCCCTCCTctgttaaaatatataattaatgttttaaatgtatcattatataattttagtttataaGTTCGCTACATTTACTTTATGAAAAAGTCTTCCTAAATGATACCAGCCAAATAATACTAGTCAAATAATTGTATAATATTATGATGCATATACATAGCACCTACCCACAAATTATTTTATGATCATGAATTgtaagaatattatttttaaatataaattaatttaaaatgtaaaaattaaactttttaatttgttgaaaaACGTCTAAGTAAATGTgtgaattttaaaggaaaaaaaatcacaacaaacaaatattaacaaaaatttaaaaatgataaattctatccaatctttttttaaataatatgtaAATTATCCTCTATGGACGTACCACATTTTAATTGAATGTAcgttaatttgaattaatttaatttaataagagTTAACATCTTAACTAAAATAGgactattttataattaaataattttctaaaataaagatGTGACTCTGACTTGAGAGGATTGGGTTTCGCAACGTCATTTGCAAGATATTTTCATTGTCCACCCCTTAATAAACGACCTTACAGAAGAGACACTTACATGCCTCAATGCCATGCTACCTTTATCTTTGGAAAGAGGCATGGACAGCATCCTTTTGCTTTAGAACATTTTGGACAAGGACATCTCGCTCCAATTCTTGCACTAGCATTGTGCGGATGCAGTGTAAGGAGTGTCGAAAATGGTGCCGAAAATTAATGAATTTATAGTTTATTTGGAGTTAAGATATCTGAGAATttcaattacaaaatttaaCTAACTAACATACTTGTGGGAAGCAGTAGTTTTGGGCTTTCTTTTTGGTGGAGAATTGGGGTGAGTGATGACGAATAAGGAATAGGGAGAAGCGATAGCCATTAGAAAGTGTTAAGGTAAATTTTCTGGCggattgatttgaaaaaaaaaataattcaatttttaatattttatcaaattatatatttatcccttttaaataattttttaattataaaatagtcTAACTatagttaaaataatattcaattataaaGTGATATATTATAgaggataatttatatgttacTTCAAATAAGAAATTTCCTTTAAAAATTCCTTTGCAAAATAATCAATAAATCTAATTACTAATTCctataacaaaacaaaaacacataCAAAGCTAATAGAATTGAATTGGATACACTTTTCatccataataaaaaaaaatttagccgCCTCTACcctgttatattttttaaatttattctcaCATATAACAAACCATACTGAAAGTATAAATacgagaaaacaataaaaaccaGTCAATAATCAACTaatattgattttgaaattttggatgtAGAAATCTTTTGACAATTCCTTTTAATGATCTGATACATATTTGTTGATTAACATGAAGCATTCTACTTGTTGCATCAGATCTGgtatttttaattctttcatAGCAGCTTGATTACCTTCCTCTTGATTGGAATTGACAACCATTTCCCTGTTTGAGCAGTAATAACTAGTGTCACTATATGTTACTTGCATTGTTACTCCTCCTAAACATTTGAAGGAGCGGGCGCAAGATGTATTTGTTGATTGCTGTGAATGGAGAAAGGCCTGCTACTGCACGGACACGGAGATTAGTCATCCCGCTGTAATGAGAAGTCCAGAGACGATGATGACAAATAGAAGCGTCACTTGACCAGCACTCAGGTGCCGGGGTGTTTCACGTGGGGGAGTTATAAGTTCCACAGAATAGACATAGCTGATGCCAAAGTAAAAAGTTGGAGCAATCAGCAAGGCGCCGATCATGCCCGTTGGTATTATAAAAAGAAATGACATAATTGCGAAGGCAAGGGCTAACATGTTAATGACTGTAAGGAAAGCAAATTTATCGGTCGACAAGACCGATTTCCCAGCAG
The genomic region above belongs to Arachis duranensis cultivar V14167 chromosome 3, aradu.V14167.gnm2.J7QH, whole genome shotgun sequence and contains:
- the LOC107477147 gene encoding small polypeptide DEVIL 13, translating into MDEKWKLSSSKKETGSSSSNNSSNTNKSLFSRSCSTRGSSSSNSPLLRRSSSTSKCNSNNLNNLHRSFSQKNNSNSNSNNPSIGRKCTKIAKEQKARFYIMRRCVAMLVCWHKHGDS